The Polynucleobacter sp. HIN7 genomic interval AACAACGCCAGCACCAATGAGCATGCCATCGCTGATTGAAATTAAATCGTTCGACAAAACATTAAAGGTTAGCCCTAAGGCCGAAATTTGAGCGGATACCCAGCCAAGATAGGAAACGATGATGCAAATGGAGATTAGCAACTCGGTCTGGCGGTTGTAGCGAAATCGAAAATAGTCGCCAAGGGTGATGAGATTTAGTCGATACAAGGGTTTTGCAAAGACCAGTCCGAACAGAATTAAGCAGAGCGAGGCCCCAAGAGGGTCGGAAATAAGTCCTCGAAATCCCTCTTCTAAAAAAGTTGCCGAAATGCCAAGAACGGTCTCGGCGCCAAACCAAGTAGCAAAGACCATCGCCAGAACAAAAGCCATGGGTAAATTTCGGCCAGCTGTGATGTAGTCTCTGGCATTGTGAACTTTGGTGGCGGCGTACAAACCAATCGCAATTGAAATGCCGAGATAAGCAATTACGAACCAAAGCAGCATCGCACCGTCCTCTTTCGACAAAATAGATTGATCATTGGATGGTCTTTAGACCACCCCATTAGGGCCTATTCACTAGCAAGCCCTGATTATAGGTGGGGATTATCTCGCCTTCCTGAATCAGGAAAATACGGCCTAAGGTATTGAAACCTATCAAGATCTGCGCTTATTTAAAGATCAAATTTGATTGGCGATTCATTAAAAGTACCAGTGGCGTCTAAGTCTTATAAAAGAGTTGATCTTTTTTGAGGATGGTCGCTACAAAGTGAGTGGTATTTTTGGATGAATTTGGCAAGAGGAGCATTAAAGGAAATCCTAATAGCCCTAAAAAATATCGTACTATTACCAATCATCATATTTAAATTGGAGTGTTCATGAAAATCTGTGTCATTGGTGGTGGCGGCGCAATTGGCGGCTATTTAGCAGTCATGTTGGCAAATTCTGGTAACGACGTAACGGTGATGGCGCGTGGCGCCACTTTGCGAGCGATTGAAGAACGAGGACTTGCCTTAATTACCGATGAGCATCCTGAACCAATCATTGCGAAGGTAAAGGCCGTTGAAAATCTACGTGGTTTACCAAAACAGGATGTCATTATTTTGGCAGTGAAAGCCCATCAAGTGGAACCAGTGATTGATGATCTAGTATCTGTTCTAGGGCCCGACACTATATTAATTCCAATGCAAAACGGAATTCCATGGTGGTATTTTCAGAAACTCAGTAGCAAGTATAAGGATCATCCCGTCGATACCGTTGATCCAGGCGGTGTTGTCATGCGGGCGATTAATCCCGACAATATTATTGGTTGCGTTGTATATCCTGCGACTATTACACAAGGTCCTGGTGTTATTCGACATGTCGAGGGTGTGCGTTTCCCGCTCGGCGAGTTGGATGGCCAGTCCACGGAACGTATTCAGAAAATTTCAGATGTGATGGGGGCTGCAGGGTTTAAATCACCCATCTTGGATGATATTCGTGCTGAAATTTGGTTAAAGCTTTGGGGTAACCTCACATTCAATCCAATTAGCGCTTTAACTCACGGTACTTTGGAAGGCATTTGCCGTTTCCCTCTGACGAAAGAGCTAGCGCGCAATATGATGGCCGAAGCGCAAGCGATTGCTGAAAAGCTTGGCGTTACGTTCCGTGTCGATATTGAGCGACGTATCGCTGGTGCTGAAAAAGTCGGCAAACACAAAACTTCGATGTTGCAAGATTTGGAGGCTGGTCGTTCATTGGAAATCGACGCTTTGTTGGGCTCCGTAATTGAGTTAGGTGAGATTACAGGAACCCCGACACCCTGCTTGAATACCGTTTATGCTCTGACGAAGTATCTAGATCAAAACGTGCAGGATGCCAAGGGAAATCTTGTATTACCAGTAGCCGCTGGATATTAATTATTCAAAGCGATTATCAAGGCGCCCAACGCCATCGATCACGATACTGACCTGACTGCCTGGCTTCATGGAGCCGACGCCTACGGAGGTTCCACAGGCAATCACGTCGCCTGGCATGAGGGTCATGTCTTGTGAAATAAGGCTGACCAATTGAGCGGGTGT includes:
- a CDS encoding 2-dehydropantoate 2-reductase — its product is MKICVIGGGGAIGGYLAVMLANSGNDVTVMARGATLRAIEERGLALITDEHPEPIIAKVKAVENLRGLPKQDVIILAVKAHQVEPVIDDLVSVLGPDTILIPMQNGIPWWYFQKLSSKYKDHPVDTVDPGGVVMRAINPDNIIGCVVYPATITQGPGVIRHVEGVRFPLGELDGQSTERIQKISDVMGAAGFKSPILDDIRAEIWLKLWGNLTFNPISALTHGTLEGICRFPLTKELARNMMAEAQAIAEKLGVTFRVDIERRIAGAEKVGKHKTSMLQDLEAGRSLEIDALLGSVIELGEITGTPTPCLNTVYALTKYLDQNVQDAKGNLVLPVAAGY